From a single Leishmania major strain Friedlin complete genome, chromosome 27 genomic region:
- a CDS encoding conserved hypothetical protein (previous protein_id=AAZ09920.1): protein MPLCASIPATVDTDTNTRALYLDDLDKCMKNFSSALASTMNAYQNLLTAFDQVAQVYGNVAQECGDEVRKPVGEFRDGMRDLKDKGGFETFNHEIHVGTIAVIEPVKSDLKKALKSLKCLRLKQKEYDAVRYDLEQTEKSYAKKNKPLVTSSSYKKTLAKRDKVKTSYDASREAFGEEINALQATTKSVLLQSLNNYLHCTAAFCGQLEATMNGYRTDVDHHGSTTFTNDQMDKLKEKAEAESMARRAKRKSEASNPFQTGYDVTSNNSHRNLPSVDDGLYQKKDSLVDTESVNRYPNAEFAPPMQNGGDDNFTLREQYDDGAPGDADDVNPLVDANNDE, encoded by the coding sequence ATGCCGCTCTGTGCCAGCATCCCCGCGACGGTCGACACCGACACGAACACCCGCGCCCTCTACCTGGATGATTTGGACAAGTGCATGAAGAACTTCAGCAGTGCCCTCGCGTCCACCATGAACGCGTACCAAAACCTCCTCACTGCGTTTGACCAGGTGGCGCAGGTGTACGGCAACGTCGCCCAGGAGTGCGGGGATGAGGTGCGCAAGCCGGTTGGCGAATTCCGCGACGGGATGCGCGATCTCAAGGACAAAGGCGGCTTCGAGACGTTCAACCACGAGATCCACGTCGGCACGATTGCTGTAATAGAGCCGGTGAAATCGGACCTGAAGAAGGCGCTCAAATCGCTCAAGTGCCTGCGGCTGAAGCAGAAGGAGTACGACGCCGTTCGTTACGATCTGGAACAGACCGAGAAATCGTACGCAAAGAAGAACAAGCCCTTGgtgacgagcagcagctACAAGAAGACGCTCGCAAAGCGGGATAAGGTGAAGACGTCGTACGACGCGAGCCGCGAGGCCTTTGGCGAGGAGATAAACGCACTGCAGGCGACAACCAAGTCTGTCCTGCTCCAGTCCCTCAACAACTACCTCCACTGCACAGCCGCTTTTTGTGGGCAACTGGAGGCAACCATGAACGGCTACCGCACCGACGTGGACCACCATGGCAGCACCACGTTCACAAACGACCAAATGGACAAGCTGAAGGAGAAAGCCGAAGCCGAGTcgatggcgcggcgtgcGAAGCGCAAGAGCGAGGCATCGAACCCGTTCCAGACTGGATATGATGTCACATCAAACAACAGCCATCGCAACTTGCCTTCGGTTGATGATGGCCTCTACCAAAAGAAGGATTCGCTGGTGGACACTGAGAGTGTCAACCGCTACCCCAACGCTGAGTTTGCGCCGCCGATGCAGAACGGCGGTGACGACAACTTCACGCTGAGGGAACAGTATGACGACGGGGCACCCGGCGATGCGGATGACGTGAACCCGCTCGTTGACGCAAACAACGATGAGTGA
- a CDS encoding hypothetical protein (previous protein_id=AAZ09921.1): MLCVSVAKDGFAIVLTGLDTKRRAPPHQQRLSRNVCFHQTKAKEFVARFHQPCFLAWSHRTIGHPDALQDGARRRQEYKPSHSHPFFRCNEGAHQHMCG, from the coding sequence ATGTTGTGCGTTTCCGTCGCCAAAGACGGCTTCGCGATCGTCTTGACGGGGCTCGACACCAAGCGCCGCGCCCCgccccaccagcagcgcctgtcAAGGAATGTCTGTTTCCACCAGACCAAGGCGAAGGAGTTCGTCGCCCGTTTTCATCAGCCGTGCTTCCTTGCCTGGTCACATCGAACGATTGGCCACCCGGATGCGTTGCAGGAtggcgcgcgccgccgccaggaATATAAACCCTCCCACTCCCACCCCTTCTTCCGCTGCAATGAGGGCGCCCATCAGCACATGTGCGGGTGA